The following coding sequences are from one Nonlabens arenilitoris window:
- a CDS encoding DNA-methyltransferase — MDKVNDSIEINDAKIFFKNSTDMSEIPSSSVNLIVTSPPYWTLKDYENEDQIGLGSSSYEYYLSELNKVWKECIRVLAPDGKICINIMPFLLTGKAARFKRRETRLVLGDIERFMDSSKEMYQFGLYIWDKRKIARFSSFGSYPYPPNLFSTYPYEWITVFSKQGKRPKVAKEIKEKSKLTTKEWQDWAINSIWEMQPASAKREKHPAPFPDEMPKRLIKLHSFYGDTVLDPFLGTGTTAKVALELGRKAIGYELNKEYEPLITKKLTAVEECVS, encoded by the coding sequence ATGGACAAAGTAAATGACTCAATAGAAATCAATGATGCAAAAATATTTTTTAAAAACTCAACAGATATGTCTGAGATCCCGTCATCATCGGTTAACTTAATTGTAACATCTCCACCTTATTGGACTTTAAAAGATTATGAAAATGAAGATCAAATTGGTTTAGGTAGTTCTTCATATGAATACTATTTAAGTGAACTAAATAAAGTATGGAAAGAATGTATTAGAGTATTAGCTCCAGATGGTAAAATTTGCATCAATATTATGCCTTTTTTATTAACAGGGAAAGCTGCTCGTTTCAAACGTAGAGAAACAAGGTTGGTGTTAGGTGATATTGAAAGATTTATGGATAGCTCAAAGGAAATGTATCAGTTTGGTCTTTATATATGGGACAAAAGAAAAATTGCTCGTTTTAGTTCTTTTGGTTCATATCCTTATCCTCCTAATCTTTTTTCCACTTATCCTTATGAATGGATTACAGTTTTTTCTAAACAAGGTAAGCGACCTAAAGTAGCTAAAGAGATAAAAGAAAAATCTAAATTAACAACAAAGGAATGGCAAGATTGGGCAATAAATTCAATATGGGAAATGCAACCTGCAAGTGCAAAAAGAGAGAAACACCCAGCTCCCTTTCCTGATGAGATGCCGAAAAGATTAATAAAATTACACAGCTTTTATGGAGATACTGTTCTTGATCCTTTTTTGGGGACAGGTACAACTGCTAAAGTTGCTTTAGAATTAGGGCGTAAGGCAATAGGTTATGAATTAAATAAAGAATATGAGCCATTAATCACTAAAAAATTAACAGCAGTTGAAGAATG
- a CDS encoding DNA adenine methylase, producing the protein MIQFKIKELKSVNNPNSIHGVYPYRGKISPIDANQVLDQIPEYSNLLDPFCGSGTIVYEGLKRNINTIGVDLNPIASYIAEGKISVPSTLETVIEECQYFIDKSSNVKLDFELKESAYYFHKNSHNQICSIATFFDEMSSYLKACFFGAIALTARGCNHYKWTSSTVGKNIEPKRDIDFFEKLLHKVKKHYFPLESSSNSKIIKCDSRKLSSKIKPNSIDYVFTSPPYFDCLDYTAYYAKIIYSILDIDRLEIKSDLIQSFKSYEEDMTNVLNELYTVCKDGAQVIFVVGDKKVKGKVINGAEFFNNISPFESAEIIEREYTGTSSQVFDKLNKTNRKEQIIIWTK; encoded by the coding sequence ATGATACAGTTTAAGATAAAAGAATTAAAATCGGTAAATAATCCTAACTCAATACACGGTGTATACCCTTATAGAGGGAAAATTTCCCCTATTGATGCTAATCAAGTATTAGATCAAATACCTGAGTATTCAAATTTATTAGATCCATTTTGTGGTTCTGGGACAATTGTATATGAAGGTTTAAAAAGAAACATAAATACAATAGGTGTAGATCTAAATCCTATTGCTTCATATATAGCTGAGGGGAAAATAAGTGTGCCTTCAACTTTAGAAACGGTTATTGAAGAATGTCAATATTTTATTGATAAGAGTAGTAATGTAAAATTAGATTTTGAATTAAAAGAATCTGCATATTATTTTCATAAGAATTCACATAACCAAATATGTTCAATTGCTACCTTTTTTGACGAAATGTCTTCTTATTTAAAAGCTTGTTTTTTTGGTGCTATAGCTTTAACCGCAAGAGGTTGCAATCACTATAAATGGACCTCCAGTACTGTTGGTAAAAATATTGAACCAAAACGTGATATTGATTTTTTTGAAAAACTATTACATAAAGTTAAAAAGCATTATTTTCCTTTAGAATCAAGTTCAAATTCTAAAATTATAAAGTGCGATTCTCGTAAGTTAAGTTCAAAAATTAAGCCCAACTCTATTGATTATGTATTTACAAGCCCCCCATATTTTGATTGCTTAGATTACACAGCATATTATGCTAAAATTATTTATTCAATATTAGATATAGATAGGTTAGAAATAAAATCTGATTTAATTCAATCGTTTAAATCTTATGAAGAAGATATGACTAACGTTCTTAATGAACTATATACCGTTTGTAAAGATGGTGCACAAGTCATTTTTGTTGTAGGAGATAAAAAAGTAAAAGGAAAAGTAATTAATGGAGCAGAATTTTTTAATAATATCAGTCCATTTGAAAGTGCAGAGATAATAGAAAGAGAATATACAGGTACAAGCTCACAAGTATTTGATAAATTAAATAAAACAAATAGAAAAGAACAAATAATTATATGGACAAAGTAA
- a CDS encoding helix-turn-helix domain-containing protein produces the protein MNKFGDLIRSKREEQEMLLRHLSAELDIDTAMLSKIERGEKTAKREHIVHLAKLFKLDYNELFSLWLADQVFQLVENEEQALQALKIAEKEMKLLTMKKD, from the coding sequence ATGAATAAGTTTGGAGACTTAATAAGATCTAAAAGAGAAGAACAAGAAATGCTGCTCAGGCACTTATCCGCAGAGTTAGACATTGATACCGCAATGCTTAGTAAAATAGAAAGAGGAGAAAAAACTGCTAAACGTGAGCATATAGTTCATTTAGCAAAACTTTTCAAACTTGATTATAACGAACTGTTTTCACTTTGGTTAGCAGACCAAGTGTTTCAGTTAGTAGAAAATGAAGAACAGGCATTGCAAGCCTTAAAAATTGCTGAGAAGGAAATGAAATTACTAACTATGAAAAAAGATTAG
- a CDS encoding DUF3987 domain-containing protein has protein sequence MENNHINTSKMASSTIYKNFNQPIENKALLLIVKDVIEGKYKEPIEAIRMAIGMGKPERADQFKKELVAFTPSATFEGGRKMEYFKKYSGFVHLDFDKLEPEELQEAKQKIQSIPFTFACFTSPSGNGLKVFIEVDTTKEQHKTAYAQVQAFYEKEVGIEADPKCKDITRLCFVSYDSNGYKNIQNEKFKVKTETVLKPITPTTPKTVVTQNLSNNENSNSSEIFTECISFTENKESYAEGNRNNFIYQLACNCNRRGIVYDDTLHHILNTYDLNQDEIKASVKSAYDNNAMQFASYPSQKQIAQSNEIVNNEDYLKNTPTFDEQLFDNLPEVLRKGTMAFTDPRERDVFFTGALSILSGCLPNVSGVYAQQTVFPNLFSFIIAPAASGKGALKFAKILADPYQESVLEQSNQDKSIYEAELAQYKVEQRNRKKDDTETPEEPVKPPFKVVFIPANTSYAAILQHIQQNEGKGIICETEADSMGAVFKQDWGGYSDMLRKAFHSETISVSRKTDNEYVIIKEPKISVALSGTPGQVANIIASAEDGLFSRFLFYTFKVEQLWKDVSPFGNTLNLNDHFEALSQNVLEMIHFLEANPTQIHLSKEQWQTVNYTGQQWLTEVTTFTAEEAGSVVKRLGLILYRICMILSTLRKFDNGDCTENVTCTDEDFEMALLIANVYLQHSLLMYNNLPKKEETGVFKGANNKKQFFEALPQNFKREEAIIIGKKYQLKDRSIDNLLKSLLGSHLTQPSYGHYQKIISSL, from the coding sequence ATGGAAAATAATCACATAAATACTTCTAAAATGGCATCATCTACTATATATAAAAATTTCAATCAACCCATAGAAAATAAAGCATTACTACTAATAGTAAAAGACGTTATTGAGGGCAAATACAAAGAACCTATTGAAGCTATCCGTATGGCTATTGGAATGGGTAAACCAGAACGAGCAGACCAATTCAAAAAAGAATTAGTTGCCTTTACACCGTCAGCAACTTTTGAAGGTGGGCGTAAAATGGAATACTTTAAAAAGTACAGCGGATTTGTACACTTAGATTTTGATAAGTTAGAACCAGAGGAGCTTCAAGAAGCAAAACAGAAAATACAATCCATTCCTTTCACTTTTGCTTGTTTCACAAGCCCAAGCGGTAATGGCCTAAAAGTTTTTATTGAAGTTGATACTACTAAAGAGCAGCATAAAACCGCTTATGCACAAGTGCAAGCGTTTTATGAAAAAGAAGTTGGTATTGAAGCAGACCCAAAATGTAAAGACATTACAAGGTTGTGTTTTGTGTCTTACGACTCAAACGGATATAAGAACATTCAAAACGAAAAGTTCAAGGTTAAAACCGAAACGGTTTTAAAACCTATCACACCAACAACACCCAAAACAGTAGTAACCCAAAATCTTAGCAATAATGAAAACAGTAATAGTTCAGAAATCTTTACCGAGTGCATCTCATTCACCGAAAACAAAGAAAGCTATGCAGAAGGCAACCGAAACAATTTCATATATCAATTGGCTTGTAATTGCAACAGGAGAGGAATCGTGTATGATGATACTTTGCATCATATTTTAAATACTTACGACCTTAATCAAGATGAAATAAAAGCATCTGTAAAATCTGCGTATGATAACAATGCTATGCAATTTGCGAGCTATCCAAGTCAGAAGCAAATAGCACAGTCAAATGAGATAGTAAACAATGAAGATTATCTAAAAAACACACCCACTTTTGACGAGCAGTTATTTGACAACCTACCAGAGGTTTTAAGAAAAGGTACAATGGCATTTACAGACCCAAGAGAACGTGATGTTTTTTTTACTGGTGCATTATCTATTCTTAGTGGTTGTTTACCAAATGTTTCAGGCGTGTATGCTCAACAGACCGTATTCCCTAATCTGTTTTCGTTTATCATAGCTCCAGCAGCAAGTGGAAAAGGTGCTTTAAAATTTGCTAAAATATTGGCAGACCCTTATCAAGAAAGTGTATTGGAACAAAGCAATCAAGATAAGTCCATTTATGAAGCCGAATTAGCTCAATACAAGGTAGAACAACGAAACCGAAAGAAAGACGACACAGAAACTCCAGAAGAGCCTGTAAAACCACCTTTTAAAGTCGTATTCATTCCTGCCAACACCTCTTATGCAGCTATCTTACAACACATACAACAAAATGAGGGCAAAGGAATTATTTGCGAAACAGAAGCAGATAGTATGGGTGCAGTTTTTAAGCAAGATTGGGGCGGATATTCCGATATGCTCAGAAAGGCGTTTCATTCTGAAACGATTTCTGTTTCAAGAAAAACAGACAATGAATATGTTATTATAAAAGAGCCTAAAATTTCTGTGGCGTTATCAGGGACTCCTGGTCAAGTAGCCAATATCATTGCATCAGCAGAAGATGGTTTATTCAGTCGTTTTTTATTCTATACGTTTAAAGTAGAGCAACTTTGGAAAGATGTATCGCCTTTCGGCAACACCTTAAATTTAAACGACCATTTTGAAGCCTTATCGCAGAATGTATTAGAAATGATTCACTTCTTAGAAGCAAATCCAACTCAAATACACTTATCTAAAGAACAATGGCAAACAGTTAATTATACAGGGCAACAATGGTTGACAGAAGTAACCACCTTTACAGCAGAAGAAGCTGGTAGCGTAGTAAAACGGTTAGGCTTAATTCTATATCGTATTTGTATGATATTATCCACGCTTCGCAAGTTTGATAATGGAGATTGTACCGAAAATGTTACGTGTACAGATGAAGATTTTGAAATGGCATTATTGATTGCAAATGTCTATCTACAACACAGTTTATTAATGTACAACAACCTACCAAAGAAAGAAGAAACAGGCGTTTTTAAAGGTGCTAACAATAAAAAACAATTCTTTGAAGCCTTACCGCAAAATTTTAAACGTGAAGAAGCCATCATCATAGGCAAGAAATACCAACTTAAAGATCGTTCTATTGATAATTTACTCAAATCTTTATTAGGTTCACACCTCACACAACCCAGTTACGGACACTATCAGAAGATTATATCTTCTTTATAG
- a CDS encoding helix-turn-helix domain-containing protein, protein MGFYHPLDEKLEQIDDRLSELTLMLKDKQRSNPDQVFFDTQEFLQIMNVSKRTAQYWRDSGLIGYCQIGYKIYYRLSDILQLLDQNFKAPINGK, encoded by the coding sequence ATGGGCTTTTATCATCCTTTAGACGAAAAGTTAGAACAGATAGACGATAGACTATCAGAACTAACACTTATGCTTAAAGACAAGCAAAGAAGCAATCCTGACCAAGTGTTTTTCGACACCCAAGAGTTTCTACAGATAATGAATGTTAGTAAGCGTACCGCCCAATATTGGCGAGATAGTGGACTCATAGGCTATTGCCAAATTGGGTACAAAATCTATTACCGCTTATCAGACATACTCCAATTGTTAGACCAAAATTTTAAAGCACCTATCAATGGAAAATAA
- a CDS encoding helix-turn-helix domain-containing protein, whose translation MSNENLILEKLNRLEQKIEEQNLLKKEVLNFNDACSYLDISASHLYKLTSQKSVPHFCPQGKKLYFNRTELDEWLQRNRQSSTDEIEKAAANYLIQNKRS comes from the coding sequence ATGAGTAACGAAAATTTAATTTTAGAAAAGCTCAACAGACTTGAGCAAAAGATTGAGGAACAAAACCTCTTAAAGAAAGAAGTACTAAACTTCAATGATGCTTGTAGCTATTTAGACATAAGTGCTTCGCATCTGTACAAACTTACCAGTCAGAAATCCGTTCCGCATTTCTGCCCACAGGGTAAAAAACTCTATTTCAATCGTACCGAGTTAGACGAATGGTTACAGCGTAACCGTCAATCTTCTACGGACGAAATCGAAAAAGCAGCAGCCAATTATCTAATTCAAAACAAACGCAGTTAG
- a CDS encoding DUF6617 family protein — protein sequence MELTIFKSIIYGDLKPWASDAVNEKFYRQNLSPKFMKPIQTINEYYNALKEMHKNKPNLFKEDGLEIYLLQPDTDISHDILHPLVETQLAEPTTATQRFYHYLLLNEATRLSDRVFKCVNKDIGEIQKKEIVQNVVKSCKDLLLRIGTDQDSFKQTDLTAYVIPQLITNVIRFLKETEKLYPQFLSELPSNKNELYGELLQQPIPDIEIDKTTPEFETANNILLGIDDYKFEKDTRFSFGFNGDETKLKSTLSALNIHVELLNEDKTTVGQLVSVLTSKDLKIGAPQIHLNCETTQFSYIVSKMEQHFSNFNPTTIEQSNLFYSKKGTDLKRNNLYKNKNNYPKEQGTIDDILRQL from the coding sequence ATGGAACTAACTATTTTTAAAAGCATCATCTATGGCGACCTAAAACCTTGGGCAAGTGATGCAGTCAATGAAAAGTTTTATAGACAAAATTTGTCTCCAAAATTTATGAAGCCTATACAGACTATAAACGAGTATTACAATGCATTAAAGGAAATGCATAAGAACAAGCCCAATCTATTCAAAGAAGATGGTTTGGAAATATATCTTTTGCAACCAGATACAGATATTAGCCACGATATTCTGCATCCATTAGTAGAAACTCAATTAGCAGAACCAACCACAGCAACACAAAGGTTTTATCATTACTTGCTTTTGAATGAAGCTACAAGACTATCGGACAGAGTTTTTAAATGTGTAAATAAGGACATTGGAGAAATTCAGAAAAAAGAGATAGTTCAAAATGTAGTGAAATCCTGCAAAGACTTATTATTAAGAATAGGAACAGACCAAGATAGTTTTAAGCAAACCGACTTAACAGCTTATGTTATTCCGCAACTCATTACTAACGTAATTCGTTTTTTAAAAGAAACCGAAAAGTTATATCCTCAATTCCTTTCGGAATTACCGTCAAACAAAAATGAGCTTTACGGAGAACTACTTCAACAACCCATTCCAGATATAGAGATTGACAAAACAACGCCTGAATTTGAAACAGCAAACAATATTCTTTTAGGTATTGATGATTATAAGTTTGAAAAAGACACTCGTTTCTCATTCGGTTTTAATGGAGATGAAACAAAGCTAAAATCAACCCTTTCAGCTTTAAATATACACGTAGAGTTATTGAATGAAGATAAAACCACAGTAGGGCAATTAGTAAGTGTTTTAACAAGTAAAGATTTAAAGATAGGTGCTCCTCAAATTCACTTGAATTGTGAAACAACCCAATTCAGTTATATAGTTTCAAAAATGGAGCAACACTTTAGCAATTTTAATCCTACCACTATTGAGCAATCAAACCTCTTTTATTCCAAAAAGGGAACTGATTTAAAACGTAATAATTTGTATAAAAACAAGAACAATTACCCTAAAGAACAAGGCACTATTGATGACATTCTCAGACAACTGTAA
- a CDS encoding site-specific integrase encodes MKVTLRKRKKGNKISLYLDYYANGKREYEYLKLYLKPDPEKGSLTKAEKDQNKTILQLAESIRAKRHLEIQNNIYDFQDKEKLKGSFLLYFDALTEKRKASLGNYGNWDSVGKHLRKYSPRDISFDRVNREWVQGFKDYLDNEAKTKSENELSQNSKYSYFNKLKAALKQAVRDGILKYNPAEQVQGFKQGEPQREFLTLEEVQALVNAECESKQLKTAFLFACLTGLRWSDINKLVWSEVQHSDEMGYYIRFRQQKTKGAETLPISEQARNMLGEQKEQTERVFKGLKYSAWHNVKLAQWVLRAGITKNITFHCARHTYATLQLTMGTDIYTVSKLLGHRELKTTQIYAKVIDNKKKEAANKIQLDL; translated from the coding sequence ATGAAAGTAACATTAAGAAAACGCAAGAAAGGAAACAAAATCAGTTTGTATTTAGATTACTATGCTAATGGTAAGCGAGAATACGAATACTTAAAATTGTATCTAAAACCTGACCCAGAAAAAGGTTCACTTACTAAGGCAGAGAAAGACCAAAATAAAACGATACTACAATTAGCTGAAAGTATTAGAGCCAAAAGACACTTAGAAATTCAGAATAACATTTATGATTTTCAAGACAAGGAGAAACTAAAAGGCAGTTTCTTATTATACTTTGATGCACTCACAGAAAAGAGAAAAGCCAGTTTAGGTAATTATGGCAATTGGGATAGTGTTGGGAAGCATTTAAGAAAATACAGTCCAAGAGATATTTCATTTGATAGAGTTAATCGTGAATGGGTACAAGGCTTTAAAGATTATTTAGACAATGAAGCTAAAACCAAAAGTGAAAACGAATTATCTCAAAATTCTAAATACTCCTACTTCAACAAATTAAAGGCAGCATTAAAACAAGCAGTTAGAGATGGGATTTTAAAATACAATCCTGCGGAGCAAGTCCAGGGATTCAAACAAGGAGAACCACAAAGAGAGTTTTTAACCTTAGAAGAAGTACAAGCATTAGTAAACGCAGAGTGCGAAAGCAAGCAGCTAAAAACTGCGTTTTTATTCGCTTGTCTTACTGGTTTAAGATGGTCAGATATAAATAAGTTGGTTTGGTCAGAGGTGCAACATTCTGATGAAATGGGCTACTATATTCGTTTCAGACAGCAAAAGACTAAAGGAGCTGAAACCCTACCAATTTCCGAGCAAGCTCGTAATATGTTAGGAGAACAAAAGGAACAAACAGAGCGTGTTTTCAAAGGCTTAAAATATAGTGCTTGGCACAATGTTAAATTAGCTCAATGGGTACTTCGTGCAGGTATTACTAAAAACATCACGTTCCATTGTGCAAGACACACCTATGCGACCCTACAGCTTACTATGGGTACAGATATTTACACCGTATCAAAACTATTAGGTCATAGAGAATTAAAAACCACTCAGATATATGCCAAAGTAATAGATAACAAGAAGAAAGAAGCAGCTAATAAAATTCAACTCGATTTATAA
- a CDS encoding helix-turn-helix domain-containing protein — protein sequence MSSTIKIPKFCQFCGMAFVAQKTTTKYCGHTCASRAYKQRKREEKVQSTLSEQINNSKPTSSENLQTLQTLPTQAGNHINLRDKEFLSITEAADLLGASRWTIQRMIKRNQLSIAKLGRRTIIKRTEIDNLFKI from the coding sequence ATGAGCAGTACAATTAAAATACCGAAATTCTGTCAATTCTGTGGAATGGCTTTTGTTGCACAAAAGACCACCACTAAGTATTGCGGTCATACGTGTGCAAGTAGAGCCTATAAACAGCGTAAGCGAGAAGAAAAAGTACAATCCACTCTATCCGAGCAAATAAATAATAGCAAGCCTACATCTTCTGAAAACTTGCAAACTCTGCAAACCTTACCTACACAAGCAGGGAATCATATCAACCTAAGAGATAAAGAATTTCTAAGTATTACTGAAGCTGCCGATTTATTAGGTGCAAGCAGATGGACTATTCAGCGGATGATAAAACGCAACCAATTGAGCATTGCAAAATTAGGCAGACGTACTATTATAAAACGGACAGAAATCGATAATCTCTTTAAAATATAG
- the mnmE gene encoding tRNA uridine-5-carboxymethylaminomethyl(34) synthesis GTPase MnmE, producing the protein MYKNDTIVALATPAGSGAIAVVRLSGSLSHEIASKIFVPAFAKADSKSTSELYNNLGANTVTLGHIYDGNRMVDEVLLTKFNAPRSYTGEHVVEISCHGSIYIQQEIIAVCLKNGARMANAGEFTLQAFLNAKMDLNQAEAVADLISSESETAHQIALQQMRGGFSSELKDLRGQLLNFASLIELELDFSEEDVAFADREDLKRLLSESQQTLRKLIDSFALGNVLKTGIPVAIVGEPNVGKSTLLNALLNEEKAIVSDIAGTTRDSIEDEINIDGVRFRLIDTAGLRETTDTIEGMGIQRSYAKAEQSKLVLYLLDATQLNTAPRIMHCLMRIQILREKFPDKPLVVIINKIDQITGLEHAEITKQINSKSPETILISLSAKSRAGVDELKTALVSSFKSGALSQDDTIVSNARHYDALQQAYSSLLEVQEGIENDISSEFLAIDIRATAESLGIITGEITNDELLGNIFSQFCIGK; encoded by the coding sequence ATGTATAAAAATGATACCATTGTAGCGCTGGCAACTCCAGCAGGATCAGGAGCGATAGCCGTTGTTAGATTATCTGGCTCACTGTCACATGAAATAGCAAGTAAGATTTTTGTTCCCGCTTTCGCGAAAGCGGACTCCAAATCAACATCAGAGCTTTATAATAATCTAGGAGCAAACACGGTTACTTTAGGTCATATCTATGACGGTAATCGCATGGTAGATGAGGTGCTGCTTACTAAATTTAACGCACCACGATCCTACACAGGTGAGCACGTTGTTGAGATATCGTGCCATGGTTCTATTTATATACAACAAGAAATTATTGCGGTATGCCTTAAAAATGGTGCCCGTATGGCAAATGCTGGTGAGTTCACTTTACAAGCGTTTTTAAATGCAAAAATGGACCTCAACCAAGCAGAAGCTGTTGCAGATCTTATCTCTAGTGAAAGTGAGACAGCACATCAAATAGCGCTACAACAAATGCGCGGTGGTTTCTCGAGTGAGCTTAAAGATTTGCGAGGTCAACTGCTCAACTTTGCCAGTTTAATAGAACTAGAATTAGACTTTAGTGAGGAAGATGTCGCCTTTGCAGATCGTGAAGACTTGAAAAGATTATTATCAGAAAGTCAGCAAACCTTACGTAAGTTAATCGACTCCTTTGCACTAGGTAACGTTCTTAAAACAGGTATTCCTGTTGCGATAGTAGGTGAACCTAATGTAGGTAAGTCTACTCTACTTAATGCATTACTTAATGAAGAAAAGGCTATCGTAAGTGACATTGCTGGTACCACTCGTGACTCAATAGAAGATGAAATCAATATCGATGGTGTACGATTTAGATTAATAGATACTGCTGGATTGCGAGAAACGACAGACACTATTGAAGGCATGGGAATACAACGTTCTTATGCCAAAGCAGAACAGTCTAAACTAGTGTTATATCTACTAGACGCCACTCAACTTAATACGGCACCTAGAATCATGCATTGCTTAATGCGCATACAGATTTTAAGAGAGAAATTCCCAGATAAACCACTGGTTGTGATTATCAATAAAATAGATCAAATCACTGGTCTAGAACATGCTGAGATTACTAAACAAATCAACTCAAAATCGCCAGAGACGATTCTAATTTCTTTAAGTGCCAAATCTCGTGCTGGTGTGGACGAATTAAAAACAGCACTGGTTAGTAGTTTTAAAAGTGGTGCTCTATCACAAGATGATACTATCGTGAGCAATGCTAGACACTATGATGCTTTACAACAAGCCTATAGCTCTTTATTAGAGGTTCAAGAAGGAATAGAAAATGACATTTCTAGTGAATTTCTAGCTATTGACATACGCGCCACGGCAGAGTCGCTGGGAATCATCACTGGAGAGATTACTAATGATGAGTTATTGGGTAATATTTTTAGTCAGTTCTGTATCGGAAAGTAA
- a CDS encoding DUF4268 domain-containing protein, with product MYSREEAKLVRQQFWTMFGKRYDRKWLLYNTKIKDVVLKFSFEDRRALVSIDIEHDEAFYREYYFEKLVTLRSILKEEVSPDIILDADYVLESGKQISRVYVMLEDVKIQKKTQWPKVYEFFYTYMDKLELFFWEYKDFIES from the coding sequence ATGTATTCACGTGAAGAGGCAAAACTAGTTAGACAGCAATTCTGGACCATGTTTGGTAAACGATATGATCGTAAGTGGTTGTTATACAATACTAAAATTAAAGATGTGGTTCTTAAGTTCTCTTTTGAGGATCGACGTGCACTGGTTTCTATAGATATAGAACATGATGAGGCTTTTTATCGCGAGTATTATTTTGAAAAACTGGTCACTCTACGGTCGATTTTAAAAGAAGAAGTATCACCCGATATAATTTTAGATGCAGACTATGTTCTAGAATCAGGTAAGCAAATTTCTCGTGTTTATGTAATGTTAGAAGATGTTAAAATTCAGAAGAAAACTCAATGGCCAAAGGTTTATGAGTTTTTCTATACCTACATGGATAAATTGGAACTGTTTTTCTGGGAATATAAAGATTTTATAGAGAGTTAA
- a CDS encoding nitroreductase family protein, with amino-acid sequence MLDHILKTRRSVFPAQYTGEIIPREDILKIIDSARWAPNHRKTEPWRFQVLTGKALERLGNFMATSYAQTEGYKKFKLKKLQENPTKASAIILIFMHRDVNESVPEWEELAAVSMSVQNMWLTSHDMKYGAYWSSPKSFINIKNLEGIQVADNEQFLGFFYLGTYPYEEQELPERKSINEIASFIYE; translated from the coding sequence ATGCTAGATCATATTCTTAAAACACGTCGTAGTGTATTTCCTGCGCAGTATACCGGAGAAATAATACCAAGAGAAGATATTCTTAAAATAATTGATAGCGCGAGATGGGCACCAAATCATCGTAAGACTGAGCCATGGCGTTTTCAAGTACTGACCGGTAAAGCATTAGAAAGGTTAGGAAACTTTATGGCGACATCTTATGCCCAGACTGAAGGCTATAAAAAGTTTAAACTTAAAAAACTACAAGAAAATCCGACTAAAGCTAGTGCTATCATTCTAATCTTTATGCATCGCGACGTCAATGAAAGTGTACCAGAATGGGAAGAGTTAGCAGCAGTTTCTATGAGCGTGCAAAATATGTGGCTGACTAGTCATGATATGAAATATGGCGCCTACTGGAGTTCTCCTAAATCATTTATAAACATTAAAAATCTAGAAGGAATTCAAGTTGCAGATAATGAACAATTTTTAGGCTTTTTCTATCTAGGGACTTATCCTTATGAGGAGCAAGAACTTCCAGAACGTAAATCGATAAATGAGATTGCTAGCTTTATTTACGAGTAG